One part of the Bacteroidales bacterium genome encodes these proteins:
- a CDS encoding DUF4287 domain-containing protein has protein sequence MDKATQTMIDNLHKNTGKTLVQWTEIVNNESITKHGEIIKFLKEKYNLTHGFANLIAHKSKGTDAGSADNQEDLIIKQYQGKEQLKPFYEKLMNEISKFGNDIEIAPKNTYVSLRRNKQFAVLNPATKSRFEVGINLKGQTPKGKLEAEKPNAMCSHKINLTDLEDIDLEVIAWIKSAYERAG, from the coding sequence ATAGATAAAGCAACTCAGACAATGATTGACAACCTGCACAAGAATACAGGAAAGACACTAGTGCAATGGACTGAAATTGTTAATAATGAAAGCATTACAAAACATGGAGAAATAATTAAGTTTTTAAAAGAGAAATACAATCTGACACATGGTTTTGCCAATCTTATTGCCCACAAATCAAAAGGCACGGATGCTGGTTCTGCTGACAATCAAGAAGACTTGATAATCAAACAATATCAAGGAAAAGAACAATTAAAACCATTTTATGAAAAACTAATGAATGAGATTTCTAAGTTTGGTAATGACATTGAAATTGCACCGAAGAACACCTATGTAAGTTTGAGAAGAAACAAGCAATTTGCAGTCCTAAACCCTGCAACAAAGTCACGCTTTGAAGTTGGTATTAATTTGAAAGGCCAAACTCCAAAAGGGAAATTGGAAGCTGAGAAACCTAATGCCATGTGTTCACATAAAATCAATTTGACAGACCTGGAGGATATTGACCTGGAAGTAATTGCGTGGATAAAATCAGCCTATGAACGTGCCGGATAA
- a CDS encoding sensor histidine kinase: MKKKYKILIHIVYWIYIINQGLFPFYINKLDAALMENFQYFQDVFINTLLNAFSFYSIYYSFPYLIKLKFKPLGILAVIVLIGVVLCIRLPLNFAFWKFIVKLPEKELVIQSAWIWNEFRLVIITGIYAVLIRFMIDWFDSQKLKDELINQRQSSELALLRSQVNPHFLFNTLNNIYSLVYKKSEEAPAAIMKLSRIMRYMLYDSNSDQVPLEKEVDYLKSFIELQELRINQPDYVDFRIEGDIENRTIAPMLLIPFVENAFKHGGKNHSPGITIFLSAGTAQFHFEVTNYKKKNALTKGDEIGGIGLQNIMRRLELLYKGKHELKIEDGHEIFRISLDLHA; this comes from the coding sequence ATGAAAAAAAAATACAAAATACTGATTCACATTGTCTACTGGATTTATATTATTAACCAGGGACTTTTCCCTTTTTATATCAATAAACTGGATGCAGCCCTTATGGAAAACTTCCAGTATTTCCAGGATGTTTTCATTAATACATTATTAAATGCCTTTTCCTTTTACAGTATTTACTACAGTTTCCCTTACCTGATCAAACTTAAATTTAAGCCATTGGGAATCCTGGCTGTGATTGTGCTTATTGGTGTTGTACTCTGCATAAGGCTGCCATTGAATTTTGCTTTTTGGAAATTCATTGTCAAACTACCTGAAAAAGAACTTGTTATACAATCAGCCTGGATTTGGAATGAATTCCGGTTAGTCATCATTACTGGAATATATGCCGTACTTATTCGTTTTATGATTGACTGGTTTGATTCTCAGAAGCTTAAAGATGAATTAATTAATCAACGACAAAGTAGTGAACTGGCATTACTACGGTCACAGGTTAATCCACATTTTCTTTTCAACACCCTGAATAACATATACTCTTTGGTTTACAAAAAATCGGAAGAAGCGCCTGCTGCTATTATGAAATTATCAAGAATCATGAGATATATGCTCTATGATTCCAACAGTGACCAGGTGCCGCTGGAGAAAGAGGTTGATTACCTTAAAAGCTTCATAGAATTACAGGAACTCAGGATCAATCAGCCCGATTATGTTGATTTCAGGATAGAGGGTGATATTGAAAACCGCACCATTGCTCCAATGCTACTCATCCCCTTTGTAGAAAATGCATTTAAACACGGTGGGAAAAACCATAGTCCTGGAATTACCATTTTTCTTTCTGCAGGCACCGCTCAGTTTCACTTTGAGGTTACAAATTATAAGAAGAAGAACGCATTAACAAAAGGGGATGAAATTGGTGGAATCGGACTTCAAAATATCATGCGAAGATTAGAACTCTTATATAAAGGCAAACATGAACTGAAGATTGAAGATGGACATGAAATCTTCAGGATTTCACTTGATCTGCATGCTTAA
- a CDS encoding response regulator transcription factor, translating to MSTLKINCIAIDDEPLALDIIKAYCAKVPFLNLQHTFSNAIDTLEYLRNNTIDLMFLDIQMEELTGIQLLKSLNQKPYVIFTTAYDNFALQGFDLDVVDYMLKPISFERFLKGVNKVSERMQKENSESVQEKNEVHIAPENKDSSYFFVKTETRIEKVETADVLYVEGMGDYWRIVTKNRRIMTLMNAKRIEEILHEPKFCRVHKSYFVAIDKIEFVERKHIKIANEHIPISDTYQKNFFDLIEKRKMA from the coding sequence ATGAGCACCTTGAAAATCAATTGTATAGCTATCGACGACGAACCACTTGCTCTCGATATAATCAAGGCGTACTGTGCTAAAGTACCCTTTCTGAACCTCCAGCATACATTCAGTAATGCCATCGACACCCTCGAATACCTTAGAAATAATACCATCGATCTGATGTTTCTTGACATTCAGATGGAAGAACTTACAGGTATTCAGCTGCTTAAGTCATTAAATCAGAAACCTTATGTGATCTTCACTACTGCCTACGACAATTTTGCCCTTCAAGGCTTTGACCTGGATGTAGTGGATTACATGCTGAAACCGATCTCTTTCGAGCGATTTTTGAAAGGTGTAAATAAAGTAAGTGAAAGGATGCAAAAAGAAAATTCTGAATCTGTTCAGGAAAAAAACGAAGTTCATATTGCTCCGGAAAATAAAGATAGTTCATACTTCTTTGTGAAAACTGAAACCCGCATTGAGAAAGTAGAAACAGCGGATGTACTTTACGTGGAAGGAATGGGCGATTACTGGCGGATTGTTACCAAAAACAGGCGAATCATGACGCTAATGAATGCAAAGAGAATAGAAGAAATTCTGCATGAACCCAAATTTTGCAGGGTACATAAATCCTATTTTGTGGCCATAGATAAAATCGAATTCGTCGAACGAAAACATATAAAAATCGCTAATGAACATATCCCTATCAGCGATACCTATCAGAAAAACTTCTTCGATCTCATTGAAAAAAGAAAAATGGCTTGA
- a CDS encoding NAD(P)/FAD-dependent oxidoreductase: MSESQLEFDVIIIGAGPAGLFAASHITTGKVLILEKKKLPGRKLMIAGSGRCNLTHTGHISEFLGHYGDHSKFLRQALYAFTNLSLIDFFESRSLSTITDKNGKVFPSTERSADVLEVLLKECRKRKVTIQLDEAVTAIRKKAEYFEVETAQQSYLCRYLLISTGGLSYPGTGCTGDGYDFARKLGHSIVTPKPALSPVIIKSYKFAEMAGVSLSSRPVSIYRGGKKIRERNGDIGFTHKGLTGPGILDFSRFMMNDDVLKINLINIQEQVLRDSIIKSAETAGKTLIQTFLKQFDIPRSLVKLVLLDQSIDVDTQLSELRKEQRNKLVSALCEYPFEIERIGGFKMAMVTSGGVNIDEIASQSMESKVCANLFFAGEVLDIDGDTGGYNLQASFSTAFTAAETISRNMKKTGVPPGFRN; encoded by the coding sequence ATGTCGGAATCCCAGTTAGAGTTTGATGTGATTATAATTGGTGCAGGCCCTGCAGGTTTGTTTGCTGCATCACATATCACTACTGGGAAAGTCCTTATCCTTGAGAAGAAAAAATTGCCCGGGAGGAAATTGATGATTGCGGGTTCTGGCAGATGTAACCTGACTCATACCGGACATATTAGTGAATTTCTTGGACATTATGGAGATCATTCCAAATTCCTCCGGCAGGCATTGTATGCATTTACCAATCTTTCTCTGATTGATTTCTTTGAGAGCCGCAGTTTGAGCACAATTACCGATAAAAATGGGAAGGTTTTCCCTTCCACGGAGCGATCAGCAGATGTGTTGGAAGTCCTTTTGAAAGAATGCAGAAAAAGAAAAGTTACTATTCAATTGGATGAAGCTGTGACAGCAATAAGAAAGAAGGCTGAATACTTTGAAGTTGAAACTGCCCAACAAAGTTATTTATGCCGTTATCTGCTCATTTCCACCGGGGGCTTATCGTACCCGGGAACCGGATGTACCGGTGATGGTTATGATTTTGCCCGCAAATTAGGCCATAGTATTGTCACCCCTAAGCCTGCTCTTTCACCGGTAATCATAAAGTCTTACAAATTTGCTGAAATGGCAGGAGTCTCCCTTTCTAGCCGGCCGGTGTCCATTTACAGGGGAGGTAAGAAGATCAGGGAACGAAATGGTGATATCGGATTCACGCATAAGGGATTAACAGGACCAGGTATACTTGATTTTTCCAGGTTTATGATGAATGATGATGTTTTAAAAATCAATCTTATCAATATTCAGGAACAAGTATTGCGTGATTCAATTATAAAAAGTGCTGAAACAGCAGGGAAAACTCTGATACAAACATTTCTTAAACAATTTGATATTCCCAGGAGTTTGGTTAAGCTAGTTTTATTGGATCAATCAATAGATGTGGATACTCAGCTCTCAGAATTGAGAAAGGAGCAAAGGAACAAACTTGTTTCAGCATTGTGTGAGTATCCATTTGAGATTGAACGGATTGGAGGATTTAAAATGGCAATGGTTACAAGCGGGGGTGTGAACATCGATGAAATAGCCAGTCAGAGCATGGAATCGAAAGTTTGTGCCAACCTGTTTTTTGCAGGTGAAGTATTGGATATTGATGGGGACACAGGGGGATATAATCTTCAGGCCTCATTTTCAACGGCATTTACAGCGGCTGAAACCATTAGCAGGAATATGAAAAAAACCGGAGTTCCCCCCGGTTTTCGTAATTAA
- a CDS encoding T9SS type A sorting domain-containing protein: MYKSILYTALFLGLAVLTGSWGSSGHRIISTNASLSFNQQMHEFHEWTEFLADHASDADWRKDEDPDEAPKHYIDMDSYYSFILLHRIPQTFDSVISMYGSAFVYDNGILPWATESTFNSLQSAFESGNFDQAKILAADLGHYVGDGHMPMHITKNYDGQYTGNNGIHSRYESSMVNAFDDQIIYSGDSISHIENVNGYIFNYLYHNYQYIDSILLADNYAKDLTGSTSSSAYKNALWDKTGNFTIQLMKEASHALTELIYTAWVNAGSPAVGPSAIKENNKAYPALITSVTEDYSSNNTVIRYSVSKPTQLKMSITDIYGKPLYQVDNTFAVPGNHVMHWSSREMSSGVYVLILQTPTSKDTKKFVYTR, from the coding sequence TTGTACAAATCGATACTTTATACCGCTCTTTTTCTTGGCCTGGCAGTCCTCACAGGTAGCTGGGGCTCTTCGGGACACCGGATTATAAGCACGAATGCTTCTCTTTCATTCAATCAGCAAATGCATGAATTCCATGAATGGACTGAGTTTCTTGCCGATCATGCATCTGATGCAGATTGGAGAAAAGATGAAGACCCTGATGAAGCTCCAAAGCATTATATTGATATGGACAGTTATTATTCATTTATTCTTTTGCATCGGATACCACAGACTTTTGATTCAGTAATCTCAATGTATGGGAGTGCGTTTGTGTATGATAATGGAATCCTGCCCTGGGCTACAGAATCAACTTTTAATTCCTTGCAATCCGCATTTGAATCCGGGAATTTTGACCAGGCTAAAATTCTTGCTGCTGATCTTGGCCATTATGTTGGTGATGGACATATGCCTATGCATATTACTAAAAACTACGATGGCCAATATACTGGCAATAATGGAATTCATTCAAGGTATGAATCATCCATGGTAAACGCATTCGATGACCAAATCATTTATTCCGGTGATTCAATCTCGCATATAGAAAACGTAAATGGTTATATATTCAATTATCTATACCATAATTACCAATACATTGATTCTATTCTGCTTGCAGACAATTATGCCAAAGATTTAACCGGCAGTACAAGTTCATCGGCTTATAAAAATGCACTTTGGGATAAAACCGGGAATTTCACCATTCAGCTGATGAAAGAAGCCTCTCATGCACTCACAGAATTGATTTATACTGCATGGGTCAATGCAGGAAGCCCTGCTGTCGGCCCATCTGCTATCAAAGAAAACAATAAAGCTTACCCGGCTTTAATAACATCAGTTACTGAGGATTATTCTTCCAATAATACGGTAATAAGGTATTCTGTATCTAAACCGACTCAACTCAAAATGTCTATCACAGATATTTATGGGAAACCATTATATCAGGTAGATAACACCTTTGCTGTGCCTGGCAATCATGTCATGCATTGGAGTTCCAGGGAAATGTCTTCCGGCGTGTATGTGCTTATACTCCAGACACCTACTTCAAAGGATACAAAGAAATTTGTTTATACCAGGTAA
- a CDS encoding prohibitin family protein: MFLLVLGLMVIIAGVVISRTQSPLARYGNYFRIGGVLIILIGLSMASVKQIEPGQVGVQKLFGKVNDRILESGLNVINPLVEVVTFDIRTQNYTMSGVHDEGEKSGDDAIRVLSADGLEVVLDLTVLFKVLPTEAPRILKQLGTDYKNLVVRPICRTKIRDNAVYYDAVALYSSKRDEFQSKIFSSIEKDFKERGLVLEQLLVRNITLPASVKTTIESKINAEQEAQKMTFVLQKEKQEAERKRVEAQGIADYQKILSTGLSDKQLQYEMIKAISTSPNAKLIIMDSKKSAPFIIDTK, from the coding sequence ATGTTCTTACTTGTTTTAGGCCTTATGGTCATTATTGCCGGTGTTGTAATATCCAGAACACAATCGCCACTGGCAAGGTATGGTAACTATTTCCGGATTGGAGGGGTCTTAATTATTCTAATTGGACTGAGCATGGCTTCAGTAAAGCAAATTGAACCCGGACAGGTTGGTGTACAGAAACTATTTGGGAAAGTGAATGACCGTATTTTAGAAAGTGGTCTTAATGTAATAAACCCATTGGTGGAAGTAGTCACCTTTGATATCCGGACACAGAATTATACCATGTCAGGTGTGCATGATGAAGGTGAAAAATCCGGTGATGATGCTATCAGGGTTTTATCGGCAGATGGACTTGAAGTCGTACTGGATCTTACCGTATTATTTAAAGTACTGCCAACCGAAGCTCCGAGAATTTTAAAGCAACTGGGAACAGATTACAAAAACCTGGTTGTTCGTCCGATCTGCCGGACAAAAATTCGGGACAATGCGGTATATTATGATGCTGTTGCCCTCTATTCATCAAAAAGGGATGAATTCCAGTCAAAGATTTTCAGTTCAATAGAGAAAGATTTTAAAGAAAGAGGATTGGTACTCGAACAGTTACTGGTCAGGAATATAACATTGCCAGCATCTGTAAAAACTACAATTGAATCAAAAATCAATGCAGAACAAGAGGCTCAGAAAATGACATTTGTCCTTCAAAAGGAGAAACAGGAAGCAGAAAGGAAAAGAGTGGAGGCACAAGGGATTGCCGATTATCAGAAAATCTTAAGTACTGGATTGAGTGATAAACAATTACAATATGAAATGATAAAAGCAATTTCAACTTCACCCAATGCAAAGTTGATTATTATGGATTCAAAGAAGAGTGCTCCCTTTATAATAGATACAAAGTGA
- a CDS encoding T9SS type A sorting domain-containing protein — MRTFLINSIFFLAASSLIAQTNPTPYSLSSGNYQFKQWDSLAVTGTYPANMVFQYVPSNRLGPFYNDSASDYSCPYNMSKRPRINGYMSKGIGILTTSSSQYNDCNSGTAEKRFMGSILLALNATNRANIKVQWKSETLVPGDGNGTPATPRIWNLRLQYRLGSSGNFQDVPGPVEFVASINTGDSAIIGPVTLPADCNNKPLVQLRWIYFESSAGSGGTRPRLRFDDLTIASDAWVGLEEPNAFKAQLFPNPTDHFFYFRSNSQHWDYLTVSDATGRNMLESEFTDGPIDCSYLQNGLYFIRIYSSTSQLLGTYKLLKN; from the coding sequence ATGAGAACTTTTTTAATCAATTCAATATTTTTTCTTGCTGCAAGTAGTCTTATCGCACAAACAAATCCGACCCCTTATTCATTATCCTCAGGTAATTACCAGTTTAAACAATGGGATTCCCTCGCAGTGACCGGAACCTACCCTGCTAATATGGTATTCCAGTATGTACCATCTAATCGCTTAGGCCCATTCTATAATGATAGTGCCTCCGATTATTCCTGTCCTTATAACATGTCGAAAAGGCCCAGGATTAACGGCTATATGAGCAAAGGGATAGGCATTCTCACAACAAGCTCTTCTCAATACAATGACTGCAACTCCGGTACTGCTGAGAAAAGATTTATGGGTTCAATCCTTCTGGCTTTGAATGCCACAAACAGGGCAAACATCAAGGTTCAGTGGAAGAGTGAAACATTGGTTCCCGGTGATGGCAATGGAACTCCGGCCACTCCCAGGATATGGAACCTGCGTTTGCAATACAGGCTGGGTTCTTCAGGGAATTTCCAGGATGTACCCGGCCCTGTTGAATTTGTAGCAAGCATTAACACCGGTGATTCAGCGATTATTGGACCGGTTACCTTACCTGCCGACTGTAATAATAAACCTTTAGTTCAACTGCGGTGGATTTATTTCGAATCATCAGCCGGTAGTGGAGGAACCCGCCCGCGTCTGCGATTCGATGACCTGACTATCGCAAGTGATGCATGGGTAGGTCTGGAAGAACCTAATGCATTTAAAGCTCAATTGTTTCCGAATCCAACGGATCATTTCTTTTACTTCAGAAGTAATTCTCAGCACTGGGATTATCTAACCGTATCAGATGCCACCGGCAGAAATATGCTTGAATCTGAATTCACCGACGGTCCGATTGATTGCTCCTATCTTCAGAATGGACTCTATTTTATCCGGATATATTCAAGCACATCTCAGCTCCTGGGAACCTATAAATTACTGAAGAATTAA